A segment of the Echinicola strongylocentroti genome:
TGTATATCTCCGAAGCACTCCAGCAACTGGAAGACCAAACCAGCCTTCCCTTCGTAGTCGTGGACAATAAAACCCAAAAAATCATTGGCTGTACGCGCTTTATGAACGTGACCGCCAAGCATAAAAGACTGGAGATTGGTTCCACTTGGTACGCCAAAAGCGCCCAACGAACTGGTATCAATAGGGAATGCAAATACCTGCTGCTAAGCCATGCCTTCGAAAAACTCGGTTGCATTTGTGTGCAGTTTAAGACTGACTGGTTTAACCAAACTTCCAGAAATGCCATAGCCAGATTGGGTGCCAAGCAAGACGGCATCCTCCGCAATGACCGTTTGAATGCAGATGGCACCTATCGGGACACGGTGGTTTTTTCGATCATCAACCAAGAGTGGCACGGCGTCAAAAAAAGCCTGCTCCTCCAGATGGATCAATATGGTGAATAGGATGCCTGTTTCACTAGCGCTAACTTTTCTTCTTACTTGTCGTATTTTATACCTATCACTTTAAAACTATTTTATGAAACCCTTTTATGCCCTTACACTGATTGCCGTTTTTTGCCTTATGAGTTTCTCCAAAGCACAAAATCCCCAACCATTACCATTTGAGGACATTAGTACCTACCCAGATGCATATACTTCTGGTACTGTCGCCGCTAGAATGGTGGAGAGCCTAGGATTTAGGTACCGCTATGCCACACAAGGGCTGGAAGAAGAAAACATGGATTACCGGGCATCAGAAGTAGCCAGAACCATAGGGGAAACAATGGATCACATCTATGGATTGAGCATTGTGGTCCATAATTCAGTTATCGAAGAAGCATACACCAAAAAAGATGGCCTCGACCTAATGGAAGGCAGGGAAGAAAGCCTACACTTGCTAAAAGCCGTCTATGATCGACTTTTGATTATGGATGACAAAGAAGTATCCGCTATAAGTGTACGCGATGAACACCCTTTCTGGATATTGATCAATGGTCCTTTGGTAGACGCCATTTGGCACAGTGGACAGATCGCCACCCTCAGAAGAGCCGCAGGCAACCCAATGCCAAAAGGTGTCAATGTCTTTCTGGGAAAATACAGCGGTAAAGTGGAGGAATAGGTCTTTGTTGTTAACCACATAGTAACATAGGACACAATAGCCTTATATTTAACTGATCCGTGTTTTCAATATTCCTTCCGCCTTAGTGCCTCTTGTGGCATGTTTTTTTGCCACGAAGGCTCGAAGTCACAAAGGAAGTTTTGGTGGAGATGATGCATTCTCCTGTTGTTCCGACAGCTGTGCTGCGGAACCCCGAAAATTGAGTTTATAACTCAATACTACTTGCTTGAAGGTGTGCTTTTAAAGATGGTTTATGGTTAACCACATAGGAAGAGTTTAGAACACATAACTCAGCTAATAACGCTATGTTTTTTATGTGCCTATGTTGTTCAAATACACCTGGCAAAGCCCCATAAAAGATCAAAGACCACTTTTCTTAAGTGACCAAATAGCATTACAGTAGGGGCAAGATTATCGGTACTTTCAATACTCCTTCCGCCTTAGTGCCTCTTGTGGCTTATTTTTTTGCCACGAAGGCTCGAAGTCACAAAGGAGGTTTTGGTGGGGATGATGCCTCCTCTGGCACCATTATTTAAAAATAGCTTAGTGACTTGGTGTCTTTGTGGCCTTCAAAAGAAACAAATCAGCGTTCCATCATTTAGCATTATCAGGAACTGATCAAAGCGGGATGCTGTTAGAAAGGGCAAGATTTTAGGAATAGCAATCATAACCAATCGTACATGCTGAACTTTGAATTTAAGAACCCGACGAAGATCATTTTTGGCCAAGGCCAAATGGAGAAAATAGCTACTGAAATTCCTTCCGGATCCAAGGTGCTTATGACCTATGGCGGAGGGAGTATCAAAAAGAACGGCATTTATGATGCGGTAACAGCCGCATTGAAGGATTTTGAGGTCGTCGAGTTTGGTGGCATTCCTGCCAATCCCGAGTACCATCAATTGCTGGATGCGCTGAAGGTCATCAAAGAAGAGCAGGTCACCTATATGCTGGCAGTGGGTGGTGGATCGGTCATCGATGCCACCAAGTTTTTGTCTTCTGCCGCACTTTACGACGGTGAAGAGCCTTGGGATATTTTGGCCAATAAAATCCGGACCGAAGAAGGCTTGCCCTTTGGGACAGTGCTGACAATTCCGGCGACAGGCTCGGAATCCAATTCCGGTGCGGTGATCTCCAACCATAAAACGGGCGAGAAATTTTCAATGGGTGGTCCAGGGCTATTCCCACAGTTTTCGCTTCTTGACCCTACCGTCATCCGGTCCCTTCCCGAAAGACAACTTGCCAATGGCGTGATGGATGCTTTTTCCCATGCGCTGGAGCAATACATGACCTATCCGGTAAAAGCTGGCTTGCAAGATCGTTTTGCAGAAAGCATCATGCAGACCTTGATAGAAGTGGGGCCGCAAGTGATGAAGGATCCCACCGACTATGATGCGGCGGGGGATTTTATGTGGTGCTGCACCATGGCGCTCAATGGTCTCATCCAAAAAGGAGTGCCTACTGACTGGGCTATCCATGCCATGGGCCACGACCTAACGGCACTTTACGGAATCGATCATGCACGTACGCTGGCGATAGTCGCTGGCAGCCACTACCGCTACAACCTAGACAGGAAAAAGGCCAAACTGGCTCAATATGGCGAGCGCGTGTGGGGAATTATGGATGGTACGACAGAAGAAAAGGCACTTGCAGCAATTAAGAAAACAGAAGAGTTTATTCAATCGCTGGGCATAGACACCCACCTGTCAGCCTATACAGATAAGTATGAAAATACAGCCACGGAAATCGCCGATCGGTTTACTACAAGAGGTTGGATGGGGCTCGGAGAGCACAAAGATCTCAGCCCGGCTGATGTGGCGAAAATCGTGGAAATGGCGTATTGATGGATAAAGAAATTAAAGTTTGGGTAATCCACGATTAGGAATTATCAATTCCGAAGACAGATGAAGCAGATTTGTGATACCTTCTATTGACTGATTGCAAATCAGGTTAATTTGGAATAGGGATGGCAGGTTCCGAACAGTTAGTGGCTCGAACGCTTATATATTTCTTAACCCCAAGAGACTCCCTAGAGGTGTTTGTTGGGGTTATTTTTTTTCTTCATATTAGATAAGTGGTTGGATGATGTTTTTTGATGATACGCTTTCTTGCCAGTAGGTTTTATTTCTCACGGAATGCGCAGAACTCCCGGAATGAAATAAGGTTTTCTGAGAATCCCGTGGTTTCTGATTACTGGAATCATTGTGGATATACATGAATTTTTAATAACTTATCAGTGATAATCGGTTACACATCGGGTTTCCAGTGTGTACAAAAACCTGAAATAACTTTTTATTTTACCTTCATTTATAATAGGATAAGCATGACAAGAAATGAATTTTTGAAAAAATCGGGAGTTTTGGGTGCTTCCATGGTTTTGTTGAGTAGTTATGGCTGGAAGTACGCTGATCCCCTTGCTCCTGCAAAACCTGTAAAAGTAAGTCTTCCCAAAAAAGGAGAAGACCTCATGGGATATATTACCAGGAAGAAAGGAAAGTTCGACATTGATCTTTATCGCCAGCTGATAGGGGCCGCAAATGCCTTCAAAGAGGGTGATGCCACAATGGGTATTGCGGCCAAGGATGATAAATCTCGGCAGCATGCACGAACACTGCTAGGAAATACAACAATTCAGGACATCAATAATCAACTGGTGTTTAGGGATGAACTGTATGACCTGATTTTGGAGACAACGGATCAGCGGATGCGCACGGAGCTGGAGTCGTGGAGAATGGGGGAGCTGAGGGATTTTTTGCTCACTGAAGATGAAATGGCGATCAAAAAGGTCATGCCCGGACTGACCAGTGATGTCATTGGCTGTGTGGTGAAATTAATGAGTAATGAAGAATTGATTCAAGTCAGCCAAAAACTATTTAACCCGTTGTCCGGAAGCAAGATAGGAAGTAAAGGGTATTTGAGTGCACGGATTCAGCCCAATTCCCCTACGGACAATCCAGAAGATATCGCATGGCAGGTGTTTGATGCTTGGTCGTATGGGGTGGGGGATTTGGTATTGGGTACCAACCCGGTGTCCAGTGAGGTAGGTTCAGTGGGAAAGATAGAAGCTACCTTGTACGATATTTTGGTCACCTTTGGCTTGGAAGAGACTATGCCCAATTGTGTTTTGTCACATATAGATGTACAGGCGGCGGTGGAGGAACAGCAGCCGGGCACCACGGGGATTTGGTTTCAAAGCCTTGCAGGGACCGTAAGTGCCAATCGAACATTTGATGTTACCCTTGATAAAATGAAAGGTTATATGTCCGAAAGGCAGGGACAGTACGGTCTTTATGCCGAAACTGGTCAGGGAGCAGATTTTACCAATGGACATGGAGAGGGCTTTGATATGGTGCTTCACGAATCAAGAAAGTACGGTTTTGTCAGCGCCCTGAAAGCACAATTGGAAGCAGAAAAATCCTCCGGTGGGGCACCATGGGTACATGTCAATGATGTAGCGGGCTTTATTGGCCCGGAGGTTTTTAAGACAAAGGAACAGCTGGTGAGGTGCTGCCTGGAGGATACCTTGATGGGAAAACTCCATGGACTATGCATCGGCTTGGACATTTGTTCTACGCTGCACATGGATGTGGACTTGGAGGACCTGAACTGGTGCATAGATGAGGTGATGCCTGCTAATCCTGCCTACTTGATGGCACTGCCTACCAAAAATGACCCCATGCTGAGTTATTTGACTACTTCTTTTAGTGATCATGTACGTGTCAGAGAGAAGTTTGGCTATAAAGTGAATGATGCCATGTGGCGTTTTTTTAAGCGTATCGGCGTCATTGGGGAAGATAATCAGCCCACGATTCACTTTGGGGATCCCACTTGGGTTTATTACCAATATTGTTTGGCAAAAGGTGATCTTAGAAGCCGTGAAGAGATTTTTGCTGATGGCAAAAATAAAATCCGTGCCATTCGCCAGCGAGGTGTCCCCATTGCAGAAGGCTATGGGGATGAAATATGGGAATTAGAACCCCAATTGGCCAGGCAAGTGCAGCAGCTGTATGATGATGCTAAAGTCAGCTTATGGACTGAAATGTCCTCGACATTTGTTCAGGAAATTCCATTGGCCCTGCCCATCATTACTCAGTCAAGCGACCGAAAAGACTATGTATATCATCCCGAGACGGGCGAAAAGCTGAGCATGGAAGCAGAGCGAACGCTTCGCGAGTTAAGTGCCTCGTGGCATGATGAAATTCCTGATGTGCAAATCGTGGTTTCGGATGGGTTGAATGTCAGGGCCTTGATGGACCGCGGGCACTTGGACGAATTTCTGAAGGCCATTGGCCCGGCCTTGGCCGGTGAAGGATATCGGGTGGCCGATAAACCGATTGTCATCCAGCATGGAAGGGTAAGGGCGGGCTATGCATGTGGAGAATTGCTTTTTGGAAATAAAGGAGTACAGGAGAGCTGCAAAGGGATTTTGCATATCATTGGAGAGCGCCCGGGATCGGGGCATCACAATTTTTCTGTTTACCTGACGGCTGCCAATCCCACTGTTTGGGCACAAAAAGGCACCGTAGATCATAATATTTCCCGTGTGATTTCCGGCATCTCCGATACATCCCTGAAACCGGAGATGGCAGCGCGGCAAACTACTCAGATTTTGGGACAATTGTTTAAAAAATATGCCTGATGCGACCTGATTTAAATCCGGAATATGCATTAGCCTATCTGTTGCGATTCCTAATGCGTATTCCGGGTTAAAGGCAATTTGTATCAGGCATTTGGTAGCACTGTTCGTAAACGTTATTCTCCCATGACATTCATCTTGGCCACATAGAAATTGCGGTCCACGGTGAGTGCTGATGTGGTAGGGTCGAGTTTTTTGTTTTGCCACTGGGTAGTTGGTTTGAGCCAAACCTCCTCTCCGTCGACCCAAACCTTCAGGGGCATATTGAAGCTTTTTACCGTGTTTTCCCATCTGTAGATCAACATGCCATTTTTAATGGTATAGCTGAAAATGGGAATCCGCACATCTCGAAGGTATTGGTCAAATACTGGCTCCAAGTTCATATCGGCATGATCGCTGATGTAGTTTTCGATTTGTTTGGTAGTGACGGTCTGGTGATAGAATTCACGGTTCAGCCCCCGCAGGATCTCACGCCATTTGTCATCATCATTGATAAGTTGGCGAATGGTGTGGAGCATATTGGCGCCTTTGTAATACATGTCTCCGGAGCCTTCGTAGTTTACTCCATAAGTACCGATGACCGGCCTGTCGTTATTGATGGCCATGCGAGTGCCCAGCACGTAATCACTGGCGGCTTCTTTGCCGTAGAAATAATCCAAAAATAAGCTTTCGGAATAGGCCGTAAACCCTTCATGGATCCACATATCGGCCACATCTTTGTTGGTGATGTTATTGGCAAACCACTCATGGCCCGACTCATGGATGATGATAAAGTCAAACTTCAGCCCCCAGCCGGTTCCGCTCAGATCCCTGCCTAAGTAGCCGTTACCATAGGCATTGCCGTAGGTGACGGAGCTCTGGTGCTCCATGCCCAGATAAGGCACTTCGACCAGCTTATAACCATCCTCATAAAAAGGATACGGCCCAAACCAATGCTCAAAAGCTTCCATCATCCTTTTGGCATCTTTAAACTGCTCTTTGGCTTTTTCTAGATTGTCGCGAAGGACATAATAGTCCATGTCCAGCTCACCTTTTTCGCCTTGGTATTTTTCGGAGAAATGCACATAATCACCGATGTTGATATTGATTCCGTAATTATTGATCGGATTTTTGACTTCCCACGTGTAGGTTTTGGTGTTGGCTTTGCGGTTGTGTTGGGTGTCGATCAGGCGGCCGTTGGAGACATCCATTAGGTTTTCGGGTACTTCCACTTTGAGCAATACCCCTTTGTCAGGCTCGTCACTGGGATGATCTTTGTTTGGCCACCATACACTCGAGCCGATTCCTTGGTTGGCATTGGCGATAAAGGGGAGGCCGTTGCTGTCCTTTTGCCAAGTAAGGCCTCCATCCCAAGGTGGTCGCTGTGCCACTACTGGCTTGCCGGAAAAATGAAAAGTAATGTCGTAGTTTTTGCCTTGTACTTGCTCCTGTTTTAAGGAGATAAAATGGGCATTGCCATCATGTTCAATGGGAAGTTCCTCGGCATTTTGGACAGCTTTGGTGAGCTTCATGGGTGCTTGAAG
Coding sequences within it:
- a CDS encoding GNAT family N-acetyltransferase → MEKNWLELVSLVGKKITLIPLQPSHKAGLITAASDGSLWELWYTSAPSAETMDMYISEALQQLEDQTSLPFVVVDNKTQKIIGCTRFMNVTAKHKRLEIGSTWYAKSAQRTGINRECKYLLLSHAFEKLGCICVQFKTDWFNQTSRNAIARLGAKQDGILRNDRLNADGTYRDTVVFSIINQEWHGVKKSLLLQMDQYGE
- a CDS encoding iron-containing alcohol dehydrogenase, whose amino-acid sequence is MLNFEFKNPTKIIFGQGQMEKIATEIPSGSKVLMTYGGGSIKKNGIYDAVTAALKDFEVVEFGGIPANPEYHQLLDALKVIKEEQVTYMLAVGGGSVIDATKFLSSAALYDGEEPWDILANKIRTEEGLPFGTVLTIPATGSESNSGAVISNHKTGEKFSMGGPGLFPQFSLLDPTVIRSLPERQLANGVMDAFSHALEQYMTYPVKAGLQDRFAESIMQTLIEVGPQVMKDPTDYDAAGDFMWCCTMALNGLIQKGVPTDWAIHAMGHDLTALYGIDHARTLAIVAGSHYRYNLDRKKAKLAQYGERVWGIMDGTTEEKALAAIKKTEEFIQSLGIDTHLSAYTDKYENTATEIADRFTTRGWMGLGEHKDLSPADVAKIVEMAY
- the eutB gene encoding ethanolamine ammonia-lyase subunit EutB, coding for MTRNEFLKKSGVLGASMVLLSSYGWKYADPLAPAKPVKVSLPKKGEDLMGYITRKKGKFDIDLYRQLIGAANAFKEGDATMGIAAKDDKSRQHARTLLGNTTIQDINNQLVFRDELYDLILETTDQRMRTELESWRMGELRDFLLTEDEMAIKKVMPGLTSDVIGCVVKLMSNEELIQVSQKLFNPLSGSKIGSKGYLSARIQPNSPTDNPEDIAWQVFDAWSYGVGDLVLGTNPVSSEVGSVGKIEATLYDILVTFGLEETMPNCVLSHIDVQAAVEEQQPGTTGIWFQSLAGTVSANRTFDVTLDKMKGYMSERQGQYGLYAETGQGADFTNGHGEGFDMVLHESRKYGFVSALKAQLEAEKSSGGAPWVHVNDVAGFIGPEVFKTKEQLVRCCLEDTLMGKLHGLCIGLDICSTLHMDVDLEDLNWCIDEVMPANPAYLMALPTKNDPMLSYLTTSFSDHVRVREKFGYKVNDAMWRFFKRIGVIGEDNQPTIHFGDPTWVYYQYCLAKGDLRSREEIFADGKNKIRAIRQRGVPIAEGYGDEIWELEPQLARQVQQLYDDAKVSLWTEMSSTFVQEIPLALPIITQSSDRKDYVYHPETGEKLSMEAERTLRELSASWHDEIPDVQIVVSDGLNVRALMDRGHLDEFLKAIGPALAGEGYRVADKPIVIQHGRVRAGYACGELLFGNKGVQESCKGILHIIGERPGSGHHNFSVYLTAANPTVWAQKGTVDHNISRVISGISDTSLKPEMAARQTTQILGQLFKKYA
- a CDS encoding M1 family metallopeptidase, translated to MNWMKSLLIAATLTFSFTARAQLFPHGEAFTRQDTLRGTITPERAWWDLAHYTLEVKVEPEKQFLSGTNTMTYTVTGQPQRMQIDLQAPMKLTKAVQNAEELPIEHDGNAHFISLKQEQVQGKNYDITFHFSGKPVVAQRPPWDGGLTWQKDSNGLPFIANANQGIGSSVWWPNKDHPSDEPDKGVLLKVEVPENLMDVSNGRLIDTQHNRKANTKTYTWEVKNPINNYGININIGDYVHFSEKYQGEKGELDMDYYVLRDNLEKAKEQFKDAKRMMEAFEHWFGPYPFYEDGYKLVEVPYLGMEHQSSVTYGNAYGNGYLGRDLSGTGWGLKFDFIIIHESGHEWFANNITNKDVADMWIHEGFTAYSESLFLDYFYGKEAASDYVLGTRMAINNDRPVIGTYGVNYEGSGDMYYKGANMLHTIRQLINDDDKWREILRGLNREFYHQTVTTKQIENYISDHADMNLEPVFDQYLRDVRIPIFSYTIKNGMLIYRWENTVKSFNMPLKVWVDGEEVWLKPTTQWQNKKLDPTTSALTVDRNFYVAKMNVMGE